A genome region from Triticum aestivum cultivar Chinese Spring chromosome 2B, IWGSC CS RefSeq v2.1, whole genome shotgun sequence includes the following:
- the LOC123040387 gene encoding two-component response regulator ORR42-like, with product MELKAKGSTSIKALLVEDIEVCRLVLSTILLRLHCEVTLAMNGKEVVDLFLEGKKFDIVLFDKNMPIMTGPEAIVKIRAMGETDVKMVGVSSDDHAMEAFMSAGADLFVPKPMRMEALGPIIQEVINKKKNDMA from the exons ATGGAGCTCAAGGCCAAAGGATCCACCTCTATCAAGGCACTACTTGTAGAGGACATTGAAGTTTGTAGGTTGGTCCTCTCAACAATTCTGCTCAGACTTCACTGTGAGGTTACTCTAGCCATGAATGGGAAGGAGGTTGTTGATTTGTTCCTTGAGGGGAAGAAGTTTGACATTGTTTTGTTCGATAAGAATATGCCCATCATGACTGGTCCAGAG GCAATTGTCAAGATTCGTGCTATGGGGGAAACTGATGTGAAGATGGTTGGGGTTTCTTCCGATGATCATGCCATGGAGGCGTTCATGAGTGCTGGTGCTGATTTATTTGTGCCAAAACCAATGAGGATGGAGGCTCTCGGCCCTATCATTCAAGAGgtcatcaacaagaagaagaatgacatggCCTAG